The nucleotide sequence TTTTGCAAATCTACTGACTAAAATACTCTATGTCTTTGACTATGCCAGACCAATGGATAAAGTGTCTTCCTGTGCTGTCATGTTTACTATATCCCATAAGATCCTTCAGTGTGGCAAGTGTGAGTCTCCATTTTATGCAGCCTTGGTTGGTGGCCAACTCATTGAGTGTGCAATGTTTTCATCCTTCTGGATCAGTTCATCCACTTCATGCATATTAATTTACTCTCCATAGAGTATATCTCTTTGTGCAGCTGTAGCTACTTCCATTGCTGTGTCAGGGACTTCATTTTCTGTTGCCTGTAGAATATAACTTCCATTTTCTATGTTCATTGTGGCTCCTTCGTAAAGTGGTGTCAACAAGGTGTCCACTTTAGCATTTTGTGTGGATGCTCGGTACTCAGTCTCTTGGTCATACGGAGATAGTAGGATAGTACACATCTGACAGGTTCTAGTTCTACACAATTAGTATCTAGAGTAAATGGTCTTCCCAGCAAAAAGTGATAAAACCCCATAAATCCAAATAAAATTGCCAATGCCTCCTTCTCTTTCCAAGAGTAGTTTTTATAACTTTTAGTTATTTTGCGTGTATGAACCAGTAGGTTTCTCATGGCCCTTGTCAACATTATGACTAAACATTGTCCCGACTCTGTGGTTAGAAGCATCACAAGCTAGTTTGGATGCGGTAGGTTTTTAAATGCACCAAAAAGGATTCACtaccaatctttttttttaatacttgaTGATGTGTATTCAACACCGTGGCAAGGCTGAACAGAAATCTTGTGTGGTATTGGATCCCATCCAGAAATGATTGGAGCTCAGTACTCTTCTGTCTCTGATGGCAGCCTCAGCCTTCTCTGTAATCTTGTGTGTTTAGAGACCCAGATAAATCACTTCATGCTGTGTGAAGgaacatttccttttttttacagcTTGGCATTAAGTTGCTGTAGTCTTCTGAACACCTCCTCACGTACCTAAAGGTTTACCTCCTTTGTGACTGGACTTTTATACTGACAATTACTGGACTTGCCTTTTTAACTGCACCAGAATTTGCAGATGCACTTGATCCACTCTGCACCTCAGAGCTGGTTGTAATCAGTTGGAAGTTTCTCAAACtccatagtggttagcataatgctttacagcaccagagacccaggttcaaatccggccactgtctgtaaggagtttgaacgttctccctgtgtctgtgtgggtttcctccgggtgctccggtttcctcccacattccgaagacgtacaggttaggaagttatgggcatgctatgttggcgccggaaacgtggcgacacttgcgggctgccccccaaaatcaccacgcaaaagatatatttcactgtgtgtttcaatgtacatgtgactaataaagatcttatcttatattgtcATGTGGTTGCTCATGCCCTCAATGACTTCATTATTTATGGTGCTGTGATTCTTTTTCATCATATCTACTTTGTCAGTGTAAAATATGTGTTCTCTGTGGGTTCTTAACCTCTGACAAAGTCCATTACAGACCATGCAGACTAATACACGTGAGGCACAAGGAGCTTTAACAAGATGTATGTAATTTATTCAAGGTCTCTGAAACTCTATGTATGCTGTTGCAGCCCAGAGTCACATCACTAAATTCTTAAAGGGATGATAGCCTTAAAGCAACATTTATTACTTTGCAACTAATATTACAATGGTTATTAAAGCACTGCAACTATTcttaggactgcagatgctggaatctagatgaaaaacactatgatactggaggaactcagcaggccaggcagcatccacggagaaaagcaggcggtcaacgtttcaggtcggggcccttcttcaggactgaagataggaaaaggggaagcccaatatataggatggaaaagcagagcagtgagagttGGACAAAAGAaggaaggcagggtgggcacaaggtggtgataggtagatgcaagtaagagatagtgataggcgggtgcgggggaggaggggagagcagatctaccaggggatgggtcaaaggtaaggaggaaaaaggagGGGGGGTAGAAGaaggagagataggctaggaaagggaaggcatggttgggtgtgggggaggaaggggtatggggattacttaaagtgggagaattcaatgttcataccgctaggctgcaaggttccaagacggaaaatgaggtgctgttcctccagtttgcacttgtggcagtggaggaggccgaggactgacatatctgtgacggagtgggaggggggagttgaagtgactggcaacggggagatgcagatcacggttacagatggagcgcaggttttctgcgaaatggtcacctagtctgtgtttggtctcaccaatgtagaggaggccaactatttttgttttgtttttagggTGAACCAGAGGTTCCACCTGCTGGTCTAACTGTGAAATTGAGATACTACAAAATAGTATTTCACTCTCAGCAACACcctgcatttccttcattactATCAGAAACTCCTTAAATTGTTAAGCCATTGACTCAGATTTTCCAGAGTGGGCACTCACTATATTAAGGCCTGTTGTTTAACAAATCCCCCAGAAATGATACTGCAAAGATTCATTAGCAGCTGCTGCAGGATCCCTTGTACCTTTGGTTGAGGTTGCAGAGCGAGTCACTTTTGACATTGAGACAAATCccatttctctcttcctttgGATTGTTTAAAACTTAAATTGCTTAATCACTGAAATGAAACACATAATAAGCCCTCCTTCCAGCAGAGGTCCCCTGTTTGTTTGGCTTCTGTAAGTTCTTGGAAATGCATCGACTGTAACCAGGGCTGTTGCTCTGGTGATACACATAAGCTTGTGCTATGACACTGCAGGAGCAAATACAGAGTACAGAAACAAAACTAATTCTGTACGGATTTAAATTGTTTCTTTATCAAActaattcagaaaaatgaaaaacttgATTGACACTCGGAGTCAAAAATGCTGGGCAGAACTTATTGATAAAGAATCTACTACTCGGGTAATATGGAGAGAAAAGTACAGAGATAAACAACCCATAGTTCTGGACACAATTCCCAAGAAACAGTCTAAGGTGTTCAAACTTCCTGCCAGGGATAACATTCTTCCAGCAATTCACATTCCAAAGCaacaggaagaaagaaagaaaccagTTCAGGAAACACCTTTAAAAACTGAGCTGACTCAGGAGATGCGACCAGTAACTCCTCAGATTCGAAGTCTGCTGTATGATGGCTTTTCTAAGGAGCAGAGAGGCAGGCACTTGTACCTGAAGAAGAGA is from Pristis pectinata isolate sPriPec2 chromosome 6, sPriPec2.1.pri, whole genome shotgun sequence and encodes:
- the LOC127571553 gene encoding protein ATP6V1FNB isoform X2 — translated: MKNLIDTRSQKCWAELIDKESTTRVIWREKYRDKQPIVLDTIPKKQSKVFKLPARDNILPAIHIPKQQEERKKPVQETPLKTELTQEMRPVTPQIRSLLYDGFSKEQRGRHLYLKKRMAKPPEEKFHHPLLSSWAYGWRLDGEYSTDTVIGLVLEFMAVPRCSLEWECI
- the LOC127571553 gene encoding protein ATP6V1FNB isoform X1, with amino-acid sequence MKNLIDTRSQKCWAELIDKESTTRVIWREKYRDKQPIVLDTIPKKQSKVFKLPARDNILPAIHIPKQQEERKKPVQETPLKTELTQEMRPVTPQIRSLLYDGFSKEQRGRHLYLKKRMAKPPEEKFHHPLLSSWAYGWRLGDVIEELQLPAHGRLRTVSDTFYSRNGIFYKQSATDALA